The following are from one region of the Amylibacter sp. IMCC11727 genome:
- a CDS encoding SDR family oxidoreductase, whose product MSFSLEGKTAIITGAANGVGLEVARHFSDRGANVMLVDMDEEKLQTEAEAIDGDGENVRFFAGDLRKKLTVANLLSATIDAFDSIDILINASRQVLPSNPLDARDDHFEELFQQNVLANLRVTQAVAKRMISQEKETPSEGSIGAVVNLSSIAADRTHAEMLAYSVACAALNQMTRSLAVAFADQRIRVNAIAIGSVMSASLQARLKDDLEVRKATLAATPLGRIAEAREVAETAQFLATDASAFITGQIVTVDGGRSLIDPLEAAAH is encoded by the coding sequence ATGTCTTTTTCGCTCGAAGGTAAGACCGCCATTATCACAGGTGCGGCCAATGGTGTTGGGCTCGAAGTGGCGCGGCATTTCTCGGATCGCGGCGCAAATGTTATGCTCGTGGATATGGACGAGGAAAAGCTGCAGACCGAAGCAGAAGCCATCGACGGCGACGGTGAAAATGTTCGGTTTTTCGCGGGCGACCTGCGCAAAAAACTGACCGTAGCAAACCTGCTGTCCGCCACCATCGACGCGTTCGACAGCATTGATATTCTGATCAACGCCAGCCGTCAGGTGTTGCCATCCAATCCTTTGGATGCGCGCGACGATCACTTCGAAGAATTGTTCCAACAAAACGTTCTCGCAAATCTGCGCGTGACCCAAGCGGTGGCAAAGCGGATGATTTCGCAGGAAAAAGAAACCCCTTCAGAGGGTAGCATCGGCGCGGTGGTAAACCTGTCTTCCATCGCCGCAGATCGCACACATGCCGAAATGCTCGCCTATTCCGTGGCCTGTGCGGCGCTCAATCAAATGACCCGTTCTTTGGCCGTGGCCTTTGCCGATCAACGCATCCGCGTGAACGCTATTGCCATTGGCTCTGTGATGTCAGCCTCTCTTCAGGCCCGTTTGAAAGACGACCTAGAAGTGCGCAAGGCCACCCTCGCCGCGACCCCGCTGGGCCGCATCGCAGAAGCCCGCGAAGTGGCCGAAACCGCCCAGTTCCTTGCCACAGATGCCTCAGCGTTTATCACAGGCCAGATTGTCACTGTGGATGGTGGGCGATCCCTTATCGACCCACTCGAAGCAGCGGCGCACTAA
- a CDS encoding branched-chain amino acid aminotransferase, which yields MALSDTQLTFFKGEWTEGNTAILGAADHSMWHGNMVFDGARFFEGVMPDLAHHCERVVASARTMGMKAPVTAEEIEALVREGVKRLRSEEAFYLRPMMWSTDCLPGIMEADPDSTKFAICLEKIAMPDTGDMPITVSPFRRPDPRTALTSAKAACLYPNNARIMTEAKSRGFKNALSLDLEDHVAESASSNVFLVKDGVVRTPVHNGTFLNGVTRRRVMGLLRADGYTVDEVSLTVDDFRDADEIFFTGNAAKVLPVTALDERNLNYGPMTRRVRELYWDFAHTKYERIEL from the coding sequence ATGGCGCTGAGCGACACACAACTGACCTTTTTCAAGGGGGAATGGACCGAAGGGAACACGGCCATTTTGGGTGCTGCCGACCATTCTATGTGGCATGGAAATATGGTGTTTGACGGTGCGCGGTTTTTTGAAGGGGTGATGCCCGATCTGGCCCATCACTGCGAACGGGTGGTTGCCTCGGCGCGAACCATGGGGATGAAAGCACCTGTTACAGCCGAAGAAATTGAGGCGCTGGTGCGCGAAGGGGTCAAGCGGCTTCGGTCCGAAGAGGCGTTTTATTTGCGCCCGATGATGTGGTCGACGGATTGTTTGCCTGGCATTATGGAAGCAGACCCAGACTCAACGAAGTTCGCCATCTGTCTGGAAAAGATTGCGATGCCCGATACAGGGGATATGCCGATCACGGTTTCACCGTTTCGCCGCCCTGATCCGCGCACGGCGCTGACCAGTGCAAAGGCGGCGTGTTTGTATCCCAACAATGCGCGGATCATGACAGAGGCAAAGTCGCGCGGGTTTAAAAACGCGCTGTCGTTGGATTTGGAGGATCATGTGGCGGAATCGGCCTCTTCCAATGTGTTTCTGGTTAAAGATGGCGTGGTGCGTACACCTGTTCACAATGGTACGTTTTTAAACGGCGTGACACGGCGACGGGTCATGGGTTTGCTGCGCGCCGATGGGTATACGGTGGATGAGGTCTCCCTAACCGTGGACGATTTCCGCGATGCGGACGAAATTTTCTTCACTGGCAATGCGGCGAAGGTTTTGCCCGTGACGGCGCTGGATGAGCGGAACTTGAATTACGGCCCGATGACCCGACGCGTACGAGAATTGTATTGGGATTTTGCCCACACAAAATATGAGAGAATAGAGCTATGA
- a CDS encoding DUF4396 domain-containing protein, whose protein sequence is MVAIDTIRTTNWTDWPKWGTASYNTMWCLIGCSIGDIGTIAFFQFTGIPWPTLAIMSLAILNGILTSIALETIIMARQMELRAAFRTAIGMSLISMVSMEAAMNLTDYLLTGGAKLTWWVMPIMLLAGFITPLPYNYWRLKALGKACCG, encoded by the coding sequence ATGGTTGCTATTGATACAATTCGCACAACAAATTGGACCGATTGGCCGAAATGGGGCACGGCATCTTATAACACGATGTGGTGTTTGATCGGGTGTTCCATTGGGGATATCGGCACGATTGCGTTTTTTCAGTTCACAGGCATTCCGTGGCCAACGCTGGCGATCATGTCGCTGGCGATTTTAAATGGGATTTTGACGTCTATCGCGCTCGAAACAATCATAATGGCGCGGCAAATGGAATTGCGCGCGGCGTTTCGCACAGCCATTGGCATGTCGTTGATTTCTATGGTGTCGATGGAAGCTGCGATGAACCTGACGGATTACCTGCTGACAGGGGGCGCTAAGCTGACGTGGTGGGTGATGCCGATCATGTTATTGGCAGGGTTTATAACGCCGTTGCCGTATAATTACTGGCGGCTAAAAGCACTGGGCAAAGCCTGTTGCGGGTAA
- a CDS encoding DMT family transporter: protein MASAERSAAVGIFCALSATVFFSLNDLSIKFLSGDYPLHQIVFVRAAVALFITLAIIMPFDGGWAALKTRRPKIHVLRGVCVVVANSAFFAGIAAMPLADASAIFFVAPLFITGLSVIVLGEYVGFRRWIAVVVGLIGVVIVVRPTGAGFTLVALLPALAALAYAGLQTMTRYTGMSERASTMSFYIQLTFMVVTGVLALTLGDGRYAGSENEAIEFFLRPWLMPPLRDGLIMLALGGVSACAGYLISQAYRGTDAGLVAPFEYTALLLAVFWGIVIWGEWPAFTTWIGIVLIAGSGIYVALREAHLGGKPSAKRVAGRR from the coding sequence ATGGCATCGGCAGAACGCAGTGCGGCAGTTGGCATTTTCTGTGCATTGTCTGCGACGGTTTTCTTTTCGCTGAACGATTTGTCTATCAAGTTTTTGTCTGGGGATTATCCGCTGCATCAGATCGTGTTTGTGCGTGCGGCGGTGGCGCTGTTTATTACGCTTGCCATCATCATGCCGTTTGATGGGGGCTGGGCCGCGTTGAAAACTCGCCGCCCGAAAATCCACGTTTTGCGCGGGGTGTGTGTGGTGGTTGCGAACTCTGCGTTTTTTGCGGGAATTGCGGCGATGCCGCTGGCCGATGCGTCGGCGATTTTCTTTGTGGCACCGCTGTTTATCACGGGCCTGTCCGTGATTGTGTTAGGAGAATATGTAGGGTTTCGGCGTTGGATCGCCGTTGTTGTTGGGCTGATCGGTGTGGTAATTGTGGTGCGTCCCACGGGGGCAGGGTTTACACTGGTGGCATTACTGCCTGCCTTGGCAGCGCTTGCCTATGCGGGTTTGCAGACGATGACACGCTATACTGGAATGAGCGAGCGGGCCTCCACCATGTCGTTCTATATCCAACTGACATTTATGGTGGTGACTGGGGTTTTGGCGCTGACCCTTGGGGATGGGCGGTACGCGGGATCCGAAAACGAAGCGATTGAGTTTTTCCTGCGTCCGTGGCTGATGCCGCCTTTGCGCGATGGGTTGATTATGCTGGCCCTTGGTGGGGTCAGTGCCTGTGCTGGGTATTTGATCAGCCAAGCCTATCGCGGGACGGATGCGGGATTGGTCGCCCCTTTTGAATATACCGCGCTGCTGTTGGCGGTGTTTTGGGGTATTGTGATCTGGGGGGAATGGCCCGCGTTTACCACATGGATCGGGATCGTATTGATCGCAGGTTCAGGAATATATGTGGCCTTGCGAGAAGCCCATCTGGGCGGGAAACCGTCGGCCAAACGCGTGGCTGGCCGACGGTAA
- the cueR gene encoding Cu(I)-responsive transcriptional regulator, producing the protein MYTIGAAAKRTDMPTKTIRYYADIGLVTPEERSDKGYRLYDDRALRRLIFVRRARAFGFSIETCRTLLALYTDQSRSSADVKSIALDHLAEIDEKLRELQTLRDELSHLADSCAGDERADCPILSALGNTS; encoded by the coding sequence ATGTATACCATAGGCGCTGCGGCAAAACGCACAGATATGCCCACAAAAACCATCCGCTACTACGCGGATATCGGCCTTGTCACGCCCGAAGAACGCTCCGACAAAGGCTATCGTCTTTATGATGACCGTGCCTTGCGTCGGCTTATCTTTGTGCGCCGCGCGCGCGCTTTTGGCTTTTCCATTGAAACTTGCCGCACTTTGCTTGCGCTTTATACCGATCAATCGCGCTCTTCTGCGGATGTGAAATCCATCGCGCTCGATCACTTGGCAGAAATCGACGAAAAATTGCGCGAACTACAAACCCTGCGCGATGAACTGTCCCATTTGGCCGACAGTTGCGCAGGCGATGAACGGGCGGACTGCCCAATCCTCAGCGCGCTTGGCAACACTTCATGA
- a CDS encoding methyltransferase, with the protein MTDHLRLMLPFDAGTLDLPPSGQIAIIRAFGSYPDLPKDRIICVQGLFPAHQALSNAGYTTAPSLPDTAAMAVLHITRAKEETRALMAQAYDMLDPDGVLLVDGSKTDGIESLLKESKKRSTVAGQVSKAHGKVFWLYKQAGENPFADWMGATTPAQNADGFFTSAGVFSADAIDPGSAELAPAFAGKLKGRVADLGAGWGWLSAHALQTCPDITAIDLIEAEQAALDCARLNIADDRASFHWADATRPTSKNIYDAVITNPPFHTGRKADPSLGRAFITAAATLLKPTGQMYLVANRQLAYEATLDASFARWEVMSQSSRYKVIHARKPKL; encoded by the coding sequence ATGACAGATCATCTCCGCCTGATGCTGCCCTTTGATGCCGGCACGCTAGACTTGCCGCCCTCTGGCCAAATCGCGATTATCCGCGCTTTTGGCTCCTATCCTGACTTGCCCAAAGACCGCATCATTTGTGTCCAAGGGCTCTTCCCAGCGCATCAAGCTCTTTCCAATGCGGGCTATACCACGGCCCCCTCTTTGCCAGATACCGCTGCTATGGCCGTTTTGCACATCACACGGGCCAAGGAAGAAACCCGCGCCTTGATGGCACAGGCCTACGACATGCTGGACCCTGACGGGGTTTTGCTGGTGGACGGGTCGAAAACCGATGGCATTGAAAGCCTTTTGAAGGAATCCAAAAAGCGCAGCACCGTCGCAGGCCAAGTTTCTAAAGCCCATGGCAAGGTTTTCTGGCTCTACAAACAAGCTGGTGAAAACCCGTTTGCAGATTGGATGGGCGCAACCACCCCTGCCCAAAACGCAGATGGTTTCTTCACATCAGCAGGCGTGTTTTCTGCCGATGCCATTGATCCAGGCTCCGCTGAATTGGCCCCCGCGTTCGCAGGCAAACTCAAAGGCCGCGTTGCAGATTTGGGCGCAGGCTGGGGCTGGCTGTCTGCGCATGCCTTGCAAACTTGCCCAGACATCACCGCCATTGATCTGATCGAGGCGGAACAAGCGGCGCTTGATTGCGCCCGTTTGAACATCGCTGATGATCGCGCGTCATTCCACTGGGCCGATGCCACACGCCCCACCAGCAAGAACATCTATGACGCCGTCATAACCAACCCGCCGTTTCACACAGGGCGCAAAGCCGATCCATCCCTTGGCCGTGCCTTTATCACGGCAGCAGCGACCCTTTTGAAACCCACAGGTCAGATGTATTTGGTGGCAAACCGCCAACTGGCGTATGAGGCAACCCTTGATGCCAGCTTTGCGCGCTGGGAGGTTATGTCCCAATCCAGCCGATACAAAGTCATCCACGCACGCAAACCGAAACTTTAA
- a CDS encoding D-alanyl-D-alanine carboxypeptidase family protein gives MRIAAVVRALCALSFLLSVTFAGSASVAAPYAAVVIDARTGEVLHSRNADARLHPASLTKMMTLYVVFDAIERGEISLDKKVKISRFAANEPPSKLGLRPGQKIALRYLIRAAAVKSANDAATALGEAISGSEAEFAKRMTRTARALGMKNTTFKNAHGLTQSGHLSTARDMTLLGRRLFYDFPDYYNLFSRKSTHAGVRDVANTNRKLLSAYRGADGIKTGYTNAAGFNLVASAERGPKRVIATVFGGKTSAWRNARVAELLDMGFERSETRVAVRKPAPVNLGGGGRKTIKVAAAGAVAKSPRPKVRKGLTTGTLVAQSDLKAIQAAVLAANEEAAKQPQSIAAVAAQEQPLRVVTRVSTAGNRHWAVQVGAFQNRHLAEKALLQTALRELQSLEGSERRIDYAMVNGYKKFRARFVGLNQADANMACARLRARNQPCFPVGPGS, from the coding sequence ATGCGAATCGCAGCAGTAGTACGGGCCTTGTGTGCCTTGAGTTTCCTTTTAAGCGTGACCTTTGCGGGGTCTGCCAGTGTGGCAGCACCTTATGCCGCCGTTGTAATCGACGCGCGAACAGGCGAGGTTTTGCATTCCCGCAACGCAGATGCGCGACTGCATCCTGCATCTTTGACCAAGATGATGACCCTGTATGTGGTGTTTGACGCCATTGAACGGGGGGAAATCAGCTTGGACAAAAAGGTTAAGATTTCCCGTTTCGCCGCCAATGAACCGCCGAGCAAGCTGGGCCTGAGGCCGGGGCAAAAGATTGCGCTGCGCTATTTGATCCGTGCAGCGGCGGTGAAATCAGCCAATGATGCGGCCACAGCTTTGGGCGAAGCGATTTCAGGCTCCGAAGCAGAATTTGCCAAGCGCATGACACGCACGGCGCGCGCGCTTGGGATGAAGAACACAACGTTCAAGAACGCCCACGGGTTAACCCAATCAGGCCATTTGTCCACCGCACGGGATATGACCCTGCTGGGGCGGCGTCTGTTTTATGATTTCCCAGATTATTACAATCTGTTCTCGCGGAAATCGACACACGCAGGTGTCCGCGATGTGGCCAACACAAACCGTAAACTGCTAAGCGCCTATCGTGGTGCGGATGGTATCAAAACGGGGTATACCAATGCGGCTGGATTTAATCTTGTGGCCTCTGCAGAGCGGGGACCAAAACGGGTGATTGCAACCGTGTTTGGTGGCAAGACGTCCGCATGGCGCAATGCCCGTGTGGCAGAGCTGTTGGATATGGGGTTTGAACGATCTGAAACCCGCGTTGCGGTACGCAAGCCCGCACCTGTGAATTTGGGCGGCGGCGGTCGTAAGACAATCAAGGTGGCAGCCGCAGGTGCTGTGGCCAAAAGCCCGCGACCAAAGGTGCGCAAGGGCCTGACAACAGGAACATTGGTGGCGCAAAGCGATCTGAAAGCCATCCAGGCGGCTGTTCTGGCGGCCAACGAAGAAGCGGCGAAACAACCGCAATCCATCGCGGCAGTGGCTGCACAAGAACAACCTTTGCGCGTTGTCACCCGCGTATCCACAGCGGGAAATCGTCATTGGGCGGTGCAAGTGGGTGCCTTCCAAAACCGTCATCTTGCGGAAAAAGCTTTGTTGCAAACAGCCTTGCGCGAGTTGCAATCCTTAGAAGGATCAGAGCGTCGTATCGATTATGCGATGGTGAACGGATACAAGAAATTCCGCGCACGGTTCGTTGGGTTAAACCAAGCAGATGCGAACATGGCCTGTGCGCGGTTGCGAGCGCGAAATCAACCCTGTTTCCCGGTGGGGCCAGGGTCGTAA
- a CDS encoding calcium-binding protein gives MLTYTLAHVANALLFAGIFGLTFYLDDDEDDETTTSSGSATGDGNVENVTGGDGDDFLTSTDLDGASFLAGDGDDSIVGTEQDDNLQAGNGDDTAEMNGGDDRALGKAGNDSLDGGAGNDELFGGENDDILVGGTGDDMLTGGTENDTLFGGEGTDTLDGGEDDDILNGEDGDDILWGSSGNDSLFGGEGDDILNGATGDTSLNLDDEIDGADDLYGGLGDDAFLLGVGDTATGGEGADAFTIDEAVLGEGTSTITDFDGAEDLLQIEYTPATDPATGEDITPTVTVENFADGTGATVLLDGVAVAEVTGAQDLDPTDVTLIPITAL, from the coding sequence ATGCTGACATATACGCTTGCCCATGTTGCAAATGCCCTGCTTTTTGCGGGTATCTTCGGGCTGACCTTTTATCTGGATGATGATGAAGACGACGAAACAACCACCAGCTCTGGTTCTGCCACGGGGGATGGCAACGTTGAAAACGTTACAGGCGGGGATGGCGATGATTTTCTGACCAGCACAGACCTCGATGGCGCCAGCTTTTTGGCAGGCGATGGCGATGACAGCATTGTTGGCACGGAACAAGACGACAATCTGCAAGCAGGTAACGGGGATGACACCGCCGAAATGAATGGTGGCGATGATCGTGCCCTTGGCAAAGCAGGTAACGATTCACTCGACGGGGGCGCTGGAAACGACGAACTGTTTGGCGGCGAAAACGATGACATCCTTGTGGGTGGCACTGGCGACGACATGCTGACAGGGGGAACAGAAAATGACACCCTGTTTGGCGGCGAAGGCACTGATACCCTTGATGGGGGTGAAGACGATGACATTCTGAACGGAGAAGACGGCGACGATATTCTCTGGGGCTCTAGCGGCAATGACTCGCTGTTTGGCGGCGAAGGGGACGATATTCTGAATGGCGCAACAGGCGACACATCCTTGAACCTCGACGATGAAATCGACGGCGCTGATGATCTTTACGGTGGTCTTGGGGATGATGCCTTCTTGCTCGGCGTTGGCGACACAGCCACTGGCGGCGAAGGGGCCGATGCCTTTACGATAGACGAAGCTGTGCTTGGCGAAGGAACCTCTACCATCACCGATTTCGATGGGGCCGAGGATCTGCTCCAAATCGAATACACACCAGCCACCGACCCTGCCACAGGTGAAGACATCACACCAACCGTCACGGTCGAAAACTTTGCCGATGGAACAGGGGCAACTGTTCTGCTTGACGGTGTTGCAGTGGCAGAGGTGACAGGCGCACAGGACCTCGATCCAACCGATGTCACCTTAATCCCAATCACGGCTCTCTAA
- a CDS encoding cell cycle transcriptional regulator TrcR, protein MALPIMAKATAVWLVDNTTLSFKQIADFCGLHELEVNGIADGEVGQGIKGFDPIANNQLTQEEINLAQESPRHKLKLKHNPAADGEQKRRGPRYTPLSKRQDRPASILWLVKFHPELSDGQISKLVGTTKPTIQAMRDRTHWNIANIQPIDPVALGLCKQLELDAAVAKAAAKAAKEGNAISDEERLKLVSTEQSLQMETEPKIPSNMAGLESFTLADSAEEDSDADSDAVVDADSLFNLPKGGGDDEE, encoded by the coding sequence ATGGCGCTCCCTATTATGGCTAAGGCCACCGCAGTTTGGCTCGTGGACAACACCACATTGAGCTTTAAGCAAATCGCAGATTTCTGTGGGTTGCACGAGTTGGAAGTGAACGGCATCGCAGATGGCGAAGTGGGCCAAGGCATCAAAGGATTTGATCCAATTGCCAACAACCAGCTGACCCAAGAAGAGATCAATCTGGCACAGGAAAGCCCACGCCATAAGTTGAAGCTGAAGCATAACCCAGCTGCTGATGGCGAGCAGAAACGCCGTGGTCCGCGGTATACGCCGCTGTCTAAACGCCAAGATCGCCCTGCGTCTATTCTGTGGCTGGTGAAATTTCATCCAGAGCTGTCAGATGGGCAGATTTCCAAACTGGTGGGCACAACCAAGCCAACCATTCAAGCGATGCGTGATCGCACCCATTGGAACATTGCAAACATTCAGCCGATTGACCCTGTTGCGCTCGGTCTGTGTAAACAGCTGGAGCTGGACGCGGCAGTTGCCAAAGCGGCGGCAAAAGCAGCCAAAGAAGGCAATGCAATTTCTGATGAAGAACGCCTGAAATTGGTCTCCACAGAGCAATCATTGCAGATGGAAACAGAGCCGAAAATCCCGTCTAACATGGCTGGGCTTGAAAGCTTTACTTTGGCGGACTCTGCTGAAGAAGACAGCGACGCAGATTCAGATGCTGTTGTTGATGCGGACAGCCTGTTTAACCTGCCCAAAGGCGGCGGTGACGACGAAGAATAA
- a CDS encoding NAD(P)H-quinone oxidoreductase yields the protein MTKMNVVEISKPGGPEVLVPATRDIPEVGHGDILIKVIAAGVNRPDALQRAGAYDPPKGASDLPGLECSGTVAAVGAGVTRWAVGDEVCALLPGGGYAEYVTTPADHALPVPKGLDMVQAAALCETYYTVYSNVFMRGGLKAGEVFLVHGGSSGIGTTAIQLAAKAGARVFATAGSAEKCAKCVELGAERAINYREEDFVEVMKAETDGKGIDVILDMVGGDYIPRNVKAMALGGRLVQIAFLGGPKAELNFAQVMVKRLTITGSTLRPQSDEAKAAIARELEENIWPMLADGTIAPVMDSTFPLAEAAAAHTKMETSKHIGKIVLVV from the coding sequence ATGACCAAGATGAACGTTGTTGAAATTTCAAAACCCGGTGGACCCGAGGTGTTGGTGCCTGCCACGCGGGATATTCCAGAGGTGGGACATGGCGACATTCTGATCAAAGTGATTGCAGCAGGGGTTAATCGGCCAGATGCGTTGCAGCGGGCAGGGGCCTATGACCCGCCGAAAGGAGCGTCTGATTTGCCAGGATTAGAATGTTCGGGAACCGTTGCGGCGGTGGGTGCGGGTGTAACGCGCTGGGCCGTAGGAGATGAGGTCTGCGCCCTGCTGCCCGGTGGGGGGTACGCGGAATATGTGACCACGCCTGCGGATCACGCGCTGCCTGTGCCCAAGGGTTTGGACATGGTGCAAGCGGCGGCCCTGTGTGAAACCTATTACACTGTGTATTCAAACGTATTCATGCGCGGTGGATTGAAAGCGGGTGAAGTTTTCTTGGTACATGGCGGATCATCTGGGATCGGCACTACTGCGATTCAATTGGCTGCCAAAGCGGGTGCGCGGGTGTTTGCAACGGCCGGATCGGCTGAAAAATGTGCGAAATGTGTGGAATTGGGCGCAGAACGGGCAATCAATTACCGCGAAGAAGATTTCGTGGAGGTGATGAAGGCCGAGACCGACGGTAAGGGCATTGATGTGATCCTTGATATGGTCGGTGGCGACTATATTCCGCGCAATGTGAAGGCGATGGCCCTTGGCGGGCGTTTGGTGCAAATCGCGTTCCTTGGTGGGCCGAAAGCAGAGTTGAATTTTGCCCAAGTCATGGTGAAACGCCTGACGATTACAGGGTCCACGCTGCGCCCGCAAAGCGATGAGGCCAAGGCGGCCATTGCACGGGAATTGGAAGAAAACATCTGGCCGATGTTGGCGGACGGTACGATTGCGCCTGTGATGGACAGCACATTCCCGCTGGCCGAGGCCGCAGCGGCCCACACGAAGATGGAAACGTCAAAGCATATCGGCAAGATTGTTTTGGTGGTTTGA
- the clpS gene encoding ATP-dependent Clp protease adapter ClpS, producing the protein MHTPLIICAQDDDFDAGPDGDTALATKPKEKTQRPPMYKVMLLNDDYTPMEFVVHVLERYFGIGHAGAIELMLTVHKKGLAVVGVFSHEIAETKVMQVMEAARQNEHPLQCTMEKE; encoded by the coding sequence ATGCACACACCGCTGATCATTTGCGCCCAAGACGACGATTTCGACGCTGGTCCAGACGGCGATACCGCTTTGGCGACCAAGCCAAAAGAAAAAACCCAACGTCCTCCGATGTATAAGGTAATGTTGTTAAACGATGACTACACACCGATGGAATTTGTCGTGCATGTGTTGGAACGGTATTTCGGCATTGGCCATGCAGGTGCGATTGAATTGATGCTGACCGTTCACAAAAAGGGTTTGGCCGTTGTGGGTGTGTTCAGCCACGAAATCGCGGAAACCAAAGTCATGCAAGTGATGGAAGCCGCTCGTCAAAACGAACATCCGCTGCAATGCACGATGGAAAAGGAATAG
- a CDS encoding ribonuclease T2, which translates to MIRIFLSALLLGSMAHADGENPGQFDYYVMALSWSPNWCALEGDSRKADQCHPRHDHGWILHGLWPQFESGWPSFCRANERAPSRAMTAAMADIMGSGGLAWHQWKKHGTCSGLSATEYYTQSRAAYGAINRPEILRKLDKTIALPASVIEAAFLEANPTLQADQITITCKQNHIQEARICLTKEFEFRRCGRDAIRDCKATKATLNPIR; encoded by the coding sequence ATGATACGTATTTTTCTAAGCGCCCTTTTGCTCGGCTCGATGGCCCATGCGGACGGTGAAAATCCGGGTCAATTTGATTACTACGTCATGGCATTGTCTTGGTCCCCAAATTGGTGCGCGTTAGAAGGGGACAGCCGCAAGGCAGATCAATGCCACCCCCGTCACGATCACGGCTGGATTTTGCATGGTCTTTGGCCGCAATTTGAGTCAGGTTGGCCTTCGTTTTGTCGCGCAAATGAACGTGCGCCCAGCCGTGCCATGACTGCCGCAATGGCCGATATCATGGGATCTGGTGGATTGGCTTGGCATCAGTGGAAAAAACACGGCACCTGTTCAGGCCTATCAGCCACAGAGTATTACACCCAATCCCGCGCAGCCTATGGCGCGATCAACCGCCCTGAAATCCTGCGCAAACTCGACAAAACCATCGCCCTGCCCGCCAGTGTGATCGAAGCCGCGTTTTTGGAAGCAAATCCAACCTTGCAAGCCGATCAAATCACCATCACTTGCAAACAAAACCACATCCAAGAAGCCCGCATCTGCCTCACCAAAGAGTTCGAATTCCGCCGCTGCGGACGCGATGCGATCCGTGACTGCAAAGCCACAAAAGCAACGCTGAACCCAATCAGATAA
- a CDS encoding phytanoyl-CoA dioxygenase family protein, with the protein MTILTQDQKDQFWRDGVLVVEDAVTAEQLAALRDVFAGWVEESRNHTEDYGETMDGRPRFDLQPGHSAEVPGLRRVQSPEEVSDVYADVMRTARTVDMCAELIGPNLRFHHGKVNSKLPGTATEVKFHQDFPFQPMTNDDIITCLLFVDDVTLENGPLEVVPGTHTGPIYSHWHGGRFTGAVADAVKDEHVGNAVMCTGKAGSVCLMHARLLHGSAPNQSGAPRTLYISTYYAEDAIELSPNHLPSTLTHEVVRGEASGRVRCTPYEMALPEVPKDTSFFAQQEQG; encoded by the coding sequence ATGACAATACTTACGCAAGATCAAAAAGATCAATTCTGGCGTGACGGTGTGTTGGTTGTTGAAGATGCGGTGACGGCGGAACAACTGGCGGCTTTGCGCGATGTGTTTGCGGGTTGGGTTGAAGAAAGCCGAAATCATACGGAAGACTATGGGGAAACCATGGATGGGCGTCCGCGGTTTGATCTGCAGCCAGGGCACAGCGCCGAGGTTCCAGGGTTGCGGCGCGTTCAATCGCCCGAGGAAGTGTCTGATGTGTATGCGGATGTGATGCGCACTGCACGAACAGTCGATATGTGTGCAGAGCTGATTGGCCCAAACCTGCGGTTTCATCATGGTAAGGTGAATTCCAAGCTGCCGGGTACGGCAACAGAGGTTAAGTTTCACCAAGACTTTCCGTTTCAGCCGATGACGAATGACGACATCATTACCTGTTTGTTGTTTGTAGATGATGTGACGCTGGAAAATGGTCCTTTGGAGGTGGTACCTGGCACGCACACAGGGCCGATTTATTCTCATTGGCATGGTGGGCGGTTTACGGGGGCCGTTGCGGATGCGGTGAAAGATGAACACGTCGGAAATGCGGTGATGTGTACAGGTAAGGCGGGGTCGGTTTGTCTGATGCACGCGCGATTGTTGCATGGGTCTGCGCCAAATCAGTCGGGTGCGCCGCGCACACTTTATATTTCTACATATTATGCGGAGGACGCGATTGAGTTGAGCCCGAACCATTTGCCAAGCACGCTGACCCACGAGGTTGTGCGCGGAGAAGCATCAGGGCGGGTGCGATGCACTCCGTATGAGATGGCGTTGCCAGAAGTTCCGAAAGACACGAGTTTCTTTGCGCAGCAGGAGCAGGGTTAG